One Campylobacter concisus genomic window carries:
- a CDS encoding amino acid ABC transporter permease has protein sequence MDFEFIEKFYPLYVKAGLLTCEIAFLGIIFSILIGIFCMAVKFYKLKFLSKVIDCYVELSRNTPLLIQLFFLYYGLPKLGVSMSGFACAVAGLSFLGGSYMSESFRLGFEAVRKSQIEAGLSIALSKNQLLRYVILPQAFSVAVPSISANIIFLLKETSIVSIVALADLVYVAKDLIGLYYKTDEALFMLVISYLIIILPVSLVLSYVERRVRNARS, from the coding sequence ATGGATTTTGAGTTTATTGAGAAATTTTATCCGCTTTATGTTAAGGCCGGACTGCTTACCTGTGAGATTGCCTTTTTAGGGATCATTTTTTCTATTTTGATCGGTATTTTTTGTATGGCCGTGAAATTTTACAAGCTAAAATTTCTATCAAAAGTGATTGACTGCTATGTCGAGCTCTCAAGAAATACGCCGCTTCTTATCCAGCTCTTCTTTTTATACTACGGCTTGCCAAAGCTTGGAGTGTCGATGAGCGGCTTTGCCTGTGCGGTCGCTGGTCTTAGCTTTCTTGGTGGTAGCTATATGAGTGAGAGCTTTAGGCTTGGCTTTGAGGCGGTTAGAAAGTCGCAGATCGAAGCGGGACTAAGTATCGCACTTAGCAAAAATCAGCTCTTAAGATATGTTATCTTGCCTCAAGCATTTAGCGTAGCTGTACCAAGCATTAGTGCAAATATTATCTTTTTACTAAAAGAGACAAGCATCGTTAGTATCGTAGCCCTTGCCGATCTAGTTTACGTCGCAAAGGATCTCATTGGGCTTTATTACAAAACAGACGAAGCGCTTTTTATGCTGGTTATTAGCTATCTCATCATCATCTTGCCAGTCTCGCTGGTGCTTAGCTATGTCGAAAGAAGGGTGAGAAATGCAAGGAGTTAG
- a CDS encoding phosphomannomutase/phosphoglucomutase, producing MKYDEIFREYDIRGIFEKDLTEDSVKAIGLALGKKFNEFGVKTLSVGFDARLSASTLFRYLLSGLNKAGGFKIYNIGLLPTPVGYFSVYADYFDANIMITGSHNPKEYNGFKITIKKDSFFGKDLQILKDKVNEIIASGEQIVDDESCEKFNILEKYVEFFVKEFSELKNFKKPFVIDCANGAVGVSLVPIVKALGLNAKILYEDPDGNFPNHHPDPSEKENLKELFSLIEKKEFDLGFGFDGDGDRIAVITPKRDIKGDELAYLYALNMKHPKVLGEVKCSQNMYDEIAKIGEVFMGKTGHSNIKKMMKELNVDLAAEVSGHIFFKERYFGFDDALYAMMRVLELVHKGFDLDGELDKMPLVFSTDEIKVKTTDEAKFKIVAKLKDCVKNESCDLPKIKNIIDIDGIRIQFENGWALVRASNTTPVIVTRFEAKSKEFLEEIEQKVTNLLKSLM from the coding sequence ATGAAATATGATGAAATTTTTAGAGAATACGACATCCGCGGCATTTTTGAGAAAGACTTGACGGAGGACAGCGTCAAGGCTATAGGGCTTGCTTTGGGTAAGAAATTTAATGAATTTGGCGTAAAAACTTTAAGCGTTGGCTTTGACGCAAGACTAAGCGCTAGCACGCTTTTTAGGTATCTACTAAGCGGTCTAAACAAGGCCGGTGGCTTTAAAATTTACAACATCGGCTTACTTCCAACTCCTGTTGGCTACTTTAGCGTTTATGCTGATTATTTCGACGCAAACATCATGATCACGGGCTCTCACAACCCAAAAGAGTACAACGGCTTTAAGATTACTATCAAAAAAGATAGTTTTTTTGGAAAAGATCTGCAAATTTTAAAAGACAAGGTGAACGAGATAATCGCCTCTGGTGAGCAGATCGTAGACGATGAGAGCTGCGAGAAATTTAACATCTTAGAAAAATATGTCGAGTTTTTTGTAAAAGAATTTAGCGAGCTTAAAAATTTCAAAAAGCCTTTTGTTATAGACTGTGCAAATGGCGCTGTTGGCGTGAGTTTGGTGCCGATCGTCAAAGCTCTTGGGCTAAATGCTAAAATTTTATATGAAGATCCAGACGGAAATTTCCCAAATCACCACCCAGATCCAAGTGAAAAAGAGAATTTAAAAGAGCTATTTTCTCTTATCGAAAAGAAAGAATTTGACCTTGGATTTGGCTTTGACGGAGATGGCGATAGGATCGCGGTTATAACGCCAAAAAGAGATATAAAAGGCGATGAGCTAGCCTATCTTTATGCGCTAAATATGAAACATCCAAAGGTGCTTGGTGAGGTTAAATGCTCGCAAAATATGTATGATGAGATCGCAAAAATCGGCGAAGTTTTCATGGGAAAAACCGGGCATAGCAATATAAAAAAGATGATGAAAGAGCTAAATGTCGATCTTGCAGCTGAAGTCAGTGGTCATATCTTCTTTAAAGAGCGCTATTTTGGCTTTGATGATGCGCTTTATGCGATGATGAGGGTGCTTGAGCTAGTTCATAAAGGGTTTGACCTTGATGGCGAGCTTGATAAGATGCCACTTGTCTTTAGCACCGATGAGATCAAGGTAAAGACGACTGATGAGGCTAAATTTAAGATAGTTGCCAAGCTAAAAGATTGTGTGAAAAATGAGAGTTGCGACCTGCCAAAGATAAAAAATATCATTGATATTGATGGTATAAGGATTCAGTTTGAAAATGGCTGGGCGCTAGTACGCGCGTCAAATACAACGCCAGTTATTGTTACTAGATTTGAGGCAAAGAGCAAGGAATTTTTAGAAGAGATCGAGCAAAAGGTGACAAATTTGTTAAAGAGCTTAATGTAG
- a CDS encoding CBU_0592 family membrane protein, with the protein MIDLFQIIGFLGMICIVMGYFLLQIGRLNSRDLAYQIINLAGAVLLIISLFVHFNLGSFLIEVFWIFITIYGIYKIYKERA; encoded by the coding sequence TTGATCGATCTTTTTCAGATCATTGGCTTTTTAGGGATGATTTGCATCGTGATGGGCTACTTTTTACTTCAAATCGGCCGCCTAAATAGCCGCGATCTAGCCTATCAGATAATAAATTTAGCAGGTGCGGTGCTACTTATCATCTCACTTTTTGTGCACTTTAACCTCGGTTCATTTTTGATAGAGGTCTTTTGGATATTCATTACGATTTATGGAATTTATAAAATTTATAAGGAGAGAGCGTGA
- a CDS encoding monooxygenase has protein sequence MAAIMYVDFPQEGLFGDEMSKAFEDLAKSINQEPGMIWKIWTENKQTKEAGGVYLFDNKENAEKYLKMHSERLAKNGYSNIRGKIFDINMPLSMINKADFLK, from the coding sequence ATGGCTGCGATTATGTATGTTGATTTTCCGCAAGAAGGTCTTTTTGGAGACGAGATGTCAAAAGCTTTTGAGGATTTGGCTAAAAGCATCAACCAAGAACCCGGTATGATATGGAAAATTTGGACCGAGAACAAACAAACAAAAGAAGCCGGCGGAGTTTATCTTTTTGACAATAAGGAGAATGCGGAAAAATATCTGAAAATGCATAGCGAAAGACTAGCTAAAAACGGCTATTCAAATATTCGCGGCAAAATTTTTGATATTAATATGCCTTTGTCAATGATAAATAAGGCTGATTTTTTAAAATAA
- a CDS encoding tryptophanyl-tRNA synthetase, whose translation MKKIAYLVAALVLIILCIFGFIFSSFGNKFIASKIEKEALARGIDVKFKDFSLGLSTLNLEATVMNAINLKANGDLSLLAQSMNLNIDINADKAKASELGLKKDVALKTNAAGKFSDFKLVATGMALGSNINLNANLKDYLPKALNLDAKNIELSEISALAKKPNLASGKLDLTSNMQGFDEKNEPIINAQILASDAAINKEILKNEFGLNLAKDISFKGGVNAKFKNEKVSAKTLIIAPEATLKANETTYDLASKNLKSDFLLNVPDLALFGKLLNQQLSGAVDANGEITMQENALKNLKAEINGLGGKINANFDSKNLALNAANIKLKELLALALQPSYADGEINLNANFSAFDELKKLAGEAKFEIKNGLINNSLAKLKNAAKFELKGGVIAKGELVNFDANVLSDLGELKDIKGVYDLKNSQIFSKFALLISDPEKFKAVSGFEVGSKMVLVGDVMVKESKIDELNLGGDAFAGKLNVTIKNESLDLSLKEAQLGEILALSGNDRLANAKANVQAKGQNIFSKNPSVTATIALNDGKFNAAVLSKMLDKKFPENEKFSSNLSLDYKGDIVKFSGDFLSSLADIKGVDGSFDVGKSTLSLKLQAVVSELNKLAFLAGRELHGKFATLVTAEGKVDDLSVKAISDDLFKGKLEANYKGGALDAVLKNFEVKGLTQTLGLDHLYDGNGDAKFDYETKQKLGKFDILLKEGHLASTNLTNNIKIFTGKDITKEIYKDGKIYGDIKGDNVIFNVNLSSPKSDIKVANGTYNTATKMLNAPLVCRLEKTDLNVQISGTTDKLKYDVRSQYLENKVKKEIGRFLDKKLGKDDEGANGEKQNLKGLLKGLF comes from the coding sequence ATGAAAAAAATAGCCTATTTAGTAGCGGCTTTGGTGCTGATAATCCTTTGCATTTTTGGCTTTATATTTAGCTCTTTTGGTAATAAATTTATAGCTAGCAAGATAGAAAAAGAAGCACTCGCTCGTGGTATTGATGTCAAATTTAAAGACTTTAGCCTAGGGCTTAGCACCTTAAATTTAGAAGCGACCGTGATGAATGCCATAAATTTAAAAGCAAATGGCGACCTCTCCTTGCTTGCTCAAAGCATGAATTTAAACATAGATATAAATGCCGACAAGGCAAAGGCTAGCGAGCTTGGGTTAAAAAAAGATGTCGCGCTTAAAACAAACGCGGCTGGTAAATTTAGCGACTTTAAGCTAGTGGCAACTGGCATGGCGCTTGGCTCAAATATAAATTTAAACGCAAATTTAAAAGACTACCTGCCAAAAGCTCTAAATCTTGACGCTAAAAATATTGAGCTTTCTGAGATCTCGGCCCTTGCTAAAAAGCCAAATTTAGCTAGTGGCAAGCTTGATCTAACGAGCAATATGCAAGGCTTTGATGAGAAAAATGAGCCCATCATTAACGCTCAAATTTTAGCAAGCGATGCAGCGATAAACAAAGAAATTCTTAAAAACGAATTTGGGCTAAATTTAGCAAAAGATATAAGCTTTAAAGGCGGCGTAAATGCTAAATTTAAAAATGAAAAAGTAAGTGCAAAAACCCTTATCATTGCGCCTGAAGCCACTTTAAAAGCAAATGAGACGACTTATGATCTAGCTAGCAAAAATTTAAAGAGTGACTTTTTGCTAAACGTGCCTGATCTTGCCCTTTTTGGTAAGCTCTTAAATCAACAACTAAGCGGCGCAGTGGATGCAAACGGCGAAATCACAATGCAAGAAAATGCCCTTAAAAACCTAAAGGCTGAGATAAACGGCCTTGGCGGCAAGATAAATGCAAATTTTGATAGCAAAAACTTAGCCCTAAATGCGGCTAATATCAAGCTAAAAGAGCTTCTAGCGCTTGCCTTGCAGCCTAGCTACGCAGACGGAGAGATAAATTTAAACGCAAACTTTAGCGCCTTTGACGAGCTAAAAAAGCTTGCAGGCGAGGCTAAATTTGAGATAAAAAACGGCCTTATAAATAATAGTCTTGCAAAGCTTAAAAATGCGGCGAAATTTGAGCTTAAAGGTGGCGTCATAGCAAAAGGCGAGCTTGTAAATTTTGACGCAAACGTGCTTAGCGATCTTGGAGAGCTAAAGGATATAAAGGGTGTTTATGACCTAAAAAACAGCCAAATTTTTAGCAAATTTGCCCTGCTCATTAGCGACCCTGAGAAATTTAAAGCGGTTAGCGGCTTTGAGGTTGGCTCAAAGATGGTGCTTGTGGGCGATGTGATGGTCAAAGAGAGCAAGATAGATGAGCTAAATTTAGGCGGTGATGCCTTTGCTGGCAAGCTAAACGTCACCATAAAAAATGAAAGTCTTGATCTTAGCCTAAAAGAGGCGCAGCTAGGAGAGATCTTGGCACTTAGCGGCAACGATAGGCTAGCAAATGCTAAGGCAAATGTCCAAGCAAAGGGGCAAAATATCTTTAGCAAAAACCCAAGCGTCACCGCAACGATCGCTTTAAATGATGGCAAATTTAACGCCGCAGTGCTTAGCAAAATGCTTGATAAAAAATTCCCTGAAAACGAGAAATTTAGCTCAAATTTGAGCCTAGACTATAAAGGCGACATAGTAAAATTTAGTGGCGACTTTCTTAGCTCGCTAGCTGATATAAAGGGCGTAGATGGCAGTTTTGACGTGGGTAAAAGTACGCTAAGCTTAAAGCTTCAAGCGGTAGTTTCAGAACTAAACAAGCTTGCATTTTTAGCTGGTCGCGAGCTTCACGGTAAATTTGCAACCCTAGTAACAGCAGAGGGCAAAGTGGATGATCTAAGCGTAAAAGCCATTTCAGATGATCTATTTAAGGGCAAGTTAGAGGCAAACTACAAAGGTGGCGCGCTTGATGCAGTGCTAAAAAACTTTGAGGTCAAAGGGCTAACGCAGACTTTGGGGCTGGATCATCTCTATGACGGCAACGGCGATGCTAAATTTGACTACGAAACAAAGCAAAAGCTCGGTAAATTTGACATCTTACTAAAAGAGGGGCACCTAGCCAGCACAAATCTCACAAACAACATCAAAATATTTACTGGCAAGGACATCACAAAAGAAATTTACAAAGACGGTAAAATTTACGGCGATATAAAGGGCGATAACGTCATCTTTAACGTAAATTTAAGCTCACCAAAGAGCGATATAAAGGTTGCAAACGGCACTTACAATACTGCGACAAAAATGCTTAACGCGCCACTTGTTTGCAGGCTCGAAAAGACCGATCTAAACGTGCAAATTTCAGGCACGACAGACAAGCTAAAATACGACGTCAGATCGCAATATTTAGAAAATAAGGTCAAAAAAGAGATAGGTAGATTTTTAGATAAAAAGCTTGGAAAAGATGATGAGGGCGCAAACGGCGAAAAGCAAAATTTAAAGGGGCTTTTAAAAGGGCTATTTTAG
- the groL gene encoding chaperonin GroEL (60 kDa chaperone family; promotes refolding of misfolded polypeptides especially under stressful conditions; forms two stacked rings of heptamers to form a barrel-shaped 14mer; ends can be capped by GroES; misfolded proteins enter the barrel where they are refolded when GroES binds) — MAKEIFYSDDARNRLYEGVKKLNDAVKVTMGPRGRNVLIQKSFGAPNITKDGVSVAKEVELKDTIENMGASLVREVASKTNDQAGDGTTTATVLAHAIFKEGLRNVTAGANPIEVKRGMDKEVAALIDALKNISKKVSGSKEIAQIATISANSDESIGKLIADAMEKVGKDGVITVEEAKSIQDELSVVEGMQFDRGYLSPYFITNPEKMQVELSNPFILLFDKKITNLKDLLPVLEQVQKSGKPLLIIAEDIEGEALATLVVNKLRGVLNISAVKAPGFGDRRKAMLEDIAILTGGEVISEELGRTLESATINDLGQASSVVIDKDNTTIVNGAGEKSAIDARITQIKAQIAETTSDYDKEKLQERLAKLSGGVAVIKVGAATETEMKEKKDRVDDALSATRAAVEEGIVVGGGSALILASKSVNLNLQGDEAIGAEIVRRALRAPLRQIAENAGFDAGVVANAVETSKDANFGFNAATGEYVNMFEAGIIDPVKVERVALQNAVSVASLLLTTEATISEIKEEKAMPAMPDMGGMGGMGGIM, encoded by the coding sequence ATGGCAAAAGAAATTTTTTACTCTGATGATGCAAGAAACCGCCTATACGAGGGCGTAAAAAAACTAAATGACGCTGTAAAAGTAACAATGGGACCAAGAGGTAGAAACGTCCTTATCCAAAAGAGCTTTGGCGCTCCAAACATCACAAAAGACGGCGTTAGTGTGGCTAAAGAGGTTGAGCTAAAAGATACTATCGAAAACATGGGTGCAAGTTTAGTTAGAGAAGTAGCAAGTAAGACAAACGACCAAGCAGGTGACGGCACGACAACAGCTACTGTACTAGCTCACGCGATATTTAAAGAGGGTCTTAGAAACGTAACTGCTGGCGCAAATCCTATCGAAGTAAAACGCGGTATGGATAAAGAAGTAGCAGCTCTTATAGATGCACTAAAAAATATCTCTAAAAAAGTATCAGGTTCAAAAGAGATCGCTCAGATCGCTACTATCTCTGCTAACTCAGATGAGAGTATTGGCAAACTTATCGCTGATGCGATGGAAAAAGTCGGCAAAGATGGCGTCATAACAGTAGAAGAGGCAAAGTCTATCCAAGACGAGCTAAGCGTTGTTGAGGGTATGCAGTTTGACCGCGGATACCTAAGCCCATACTTCATCACAAACCCTGAAAAGATGCAAGTTGAGCTAAGCAATCCATTCATATTGCTATTTGACAAGAAGATCACAAATTTAAAAGACTTGCTTCCAGTACTTGAGCAAGTACAAAAAAGTGGCAAACCACTTTTAATAATCGCTGAAGATATCGAGGGCGAGGCACTTGCAACGCTTGTTGTAAACAAACTTCGCGGTGTGCTAAATATCTCGGCTGTTAAAGCTCCTGGCTTTGGCGATAGAAGAAAAGCAATGCTTGAAGATATCGCTATTTTAACAGGTGGCGAAGTTATCAGCGAAGAGCTAGGCAGAACACTTGAAAGCGCCACCATAAACGACCTTGGACAAGCTTCAAGCGTAGTTATCGACAAAGATAACACAACTATCGTAAATGGTGCAGGCGAGAAGTCAGCAATAGACGCTAGAATAACTCAGATCAAAGCTCAAATCGCAGAAACAACAAGCGACTACGACAAAGAAAAACTTCAAGAGCGCCTTGCAAAACTAAGCGGCGGCGTGGCAGTTATCAAAGTAGGTGCTGCGACTGAAACTGAGATGAAAGAGAAAAAAGACCGCGTTGATGATGCTCTAAGCGCTACTCGTGCAGCTGTTGAAGAGGGCATCGTAGTAGGTGGTGGTTCAGCTCTTATCCTTGCTTCAAAGAGTGTAAATTTAAATTTACAAGGTGATGAGGCAATCGGCGCTGAGATCGTTAGAAGAGCGCTTCGTGCTCCACTTCGCCAAATTGCTGAGAACGCTGGCTTTGACGCAGGCGTAGTAGCAAATGCAGTCGAGACAAGCAAAGATGCAAATTTTGGCTTTAATGCTGCAACTGGCGAATATGTAAATATGTTTGAAGCTGGCATCATCGATCCAGTAAAAGTTGAGAGAGTTGCGCTTCAAAACGCTGTTAGCGTGGCTAGCTTGCTACTAACAACTGAGGCAACTATCAGCGAGATAAAAGAAGAAAAAGCAATGCCTGCAATGCCTGACATGGGCGGAATGGGTGGTATGGGCGGCATCATGTAG
- the groES gene encoding co-chaperone GroES: MNFQPLGKRVLVERVEETKTTASGIIIPDNAKEKPLSGEVKAVGAEVEGVKVGDKVVFAKYGGTEINLDDKTYLVLNIDDVLGVLK, encoded by the coding sequence ATGAACTTTCAACCATTAGGCAAGCGTGTTCTAGTCGAACGCGTAGAGGAGACAAAGACCACGGCTTCGGGCATCATTATACCTGATAACGCAAAAGAAAAACCTTTAAGCGGTGAGGTAAAAGCAGTTGGTGCTGAAGTAGAGGGTGTAAAAGTTGGTGATAAAGTTGTATTTGCAAAATACGGTGGCACTGAGATAAATTTAGATGATAAAACATATCTTGTTTTAAACATCGACGATGTTTTAGGCGTTTTAAAATAA
- a CDS encoding cysteine ABC transporter substrate-binding protein — protein MRKFKFFLLALIATVFLTGCGNDKGADTAKAASNEADAIAKIKERGYVRIGVFSDKPPFGYVDKDGKNQGYDIYFAKRIAKDLLGDESKVKFELVEAAGRVEVLVADKVDITLANFTKTPERAQVVDFALPYMKVSLGIVSPEGAVIKSIDELKDKTLIVNKGTTADAFFTKNYPDIKLAKYDQNTETFAALVDKRGAALAHDNALLFAWAKETPGFVVGVEALGDVDVIAPAVKKGNKVLLDWLNNEIIELGKENFFHKDYDATLKPIYGDSVNPESLVVEGGKL, from the coding sequence GTGAGAAAATTTAAATTTTTCTTATTAGCATTAATCGCTACCGTCTTTCTAACGGGTTGTGGTAATGACAAAGGTGCTGACACGGCAAAAGCTGCTTCAAACGAAGCTGATGCGATCGCAAAGATCAAAGAGCGCGGATATGTAAGAATTGGCGTTTTCAGCGACAAACCACCATTTGGCTATGTCGATAAAGACGGCAAAAACCAAGGCTATGATATTTACTTTGCAAAACGTATCGCAAAAGACCTACTAGGCGATGAGAGCAAGGTAAAATTTGAGCTAGTCGAGGCTGCTGGTAGAGTTGAAGTTTTAGTAGCTGATAAAGTAGATATCACGCTTGCAAATTTTACAAAAACACCTGAGCGCGCACAAGTTGTTGATTTTGCGCTTCCATACATGAAGGTTTCACTTGGTATCGTAAGCCCTGAAGGTGCGGTGATAAAGAGCATCGATGAGCTAAAAGACAAAACCCTAATCGTAAATAAGGGCACAACCGCAGACGCGTTTTTTACAAAAAATTATCCTGACATTAAGCTTGCAAAATATGACCAAAATACTGAAACATTTGCAGCTTTGGTTGATAAAAGAGGTGCTGCACTAGCGCATGATAACGCCCTACTTTTTGCCTGGGCGAAAGAGACTCCAGGTTTTGTTGTAGGCGTTGAAGCACTTGGTGATGTGGATGTGATAGCACCAGCTGTTAAAAAAGGCAACAAAGTTTTACTTGACTGGCTAAATAATGAGATCATTGAGCTTGGAAAAGAAAATTTCTTCCACAAAGACTATGATGCTACACTAAAACCGATCTACGGCGACAGCGTCAATCCAGAATCACTTGTCGTTGAAGGCGGCAAACTATAA
- a CDS encoding amino acid ABC transporter ATP-binding protein, with product MSENILELKKINKFYGELHALKDINLEVKSGEVVVLLGPSGCGKSTTLRCINGLESIASGEIIIDGEVIDAKFNDWQRIRQKVGMVFQSYELFDHMNVIDNVLLGPLKVQKRDRAEAEKTADMWLSKVGLLDKKFAYPKELSGGQKQRIAIVRSLCLNPEIMLFDEVTAALDPEIVREVLDVILNLAKDGMTMLIVTHEMSFARAVANKIVFMDAGAIVEISEPEEFFTSPKSDRAKKFLNLFSF from the coding sequence ATGAGCGAAAACATATTAGAGCTTAAAAAAATAAATAAATTTTATGGAGAGCTTCACGCCTTAAAGGATATAAATTTAGAGGTAAAAAGCGGTGAAGTGGTCGTACTTCTTGGCCCATCAGGCTGTGGCAAAAGCACAACTCTTAGGTGCATAAACGGCCTTGAGAGTATCGCAAGCGGCGAGATCATTATAGACGGTGAAGTGATAGACGCTAAATTTAATGATTGGCAAAGGATCCGCCAAAAGGTCGGCATGGTCTTTCAAAGCTACGAGCTCTTTGATCATATGAACGTCATAGACAACGTCCTTCTTGGGCCTTTAAAGGTGCAAAAAAGAGATAGAGCCGAGGCTGAAAAAACCGCTGATATGTGGCTAAGCAAGGTTGGACTGCTTGATAAGAAATTTGCCTATCCAAAGGAGCTAAGTGGCGGCCAAAAGCAGCGCATAGCAATAGTAAGAAGCCTTTGTTTAAACCCTGAAATTATGCTATTTGACGAGGTTACGGCTGCGCTTGATCCAGAGATCGTTAGAGAAGTGCTTGATGTTATACTAAATTTAGCCAAAGATGGCATGACGATGCTAATAGTCACACACGAGATGAGCTTTGCAAGAGCAGTTGCAAACAAGATCGTATTTATGGACGCTGGAGCGATCGTGGAGATCAGCGAGCCAGAAGAATTTTTTACCAGCCCAAAGAGTGATCGCGCGAAGAAATTTCTAAATTTATTCTCGTTTTAG
- a CDS encoding amino acid ABC transporter permease: MQGVSILFDTQNLLRLFEGLVVSTEISFISIFISIIGGLVFGVLMSMKNKFIYFILKICLEIVRIMPQIVWLFLFYFGVSKAFDIHISAFTASLIVFSLWGIFEMMDIVRGAITSIPKHQFESAASLGLSKFQIYSHVIIPLATRRLVPGAVNLLSRMIKTTSIVVLIGVVEVVKVGQQIIERNVFTNPMAPFWIYTLIFFLYFAICYPVSKLSKKLEEKWS, from the coding sequence ATGCAAGGAGTTAGTATTTTATTTGACACGCAAAATTTACTAAGGCTCTTTGAAGGTCTAGTCGTTAGCACAGAAATTTCATTTATCTCTATCTTTATCTCTATAATCGGTGGCTTAGTGTTTGGCGTGCTTATGAGCATGAAAAACAAATTTATCTATTTTATTTTAAAAATTTGCCTAGAAATCGTTCGTATAATGCCTCAGATCGTTTGGCTATTTTTATTTTATTTTGGTGTCAGTAAGGCGTTTGATATTCATATTTCAGCATTTACAGCCTCACTCATCGTCTTTAGCTTGTGGGGAATTTTTGAAATGATGGACATCGTGCGTGGTGCAATAACATCAATACCAAAACATCAATTTGAATCAGCCGCCTCACTTGGGCTTAGTAAATTTCAAATTTACTCTCACGTCATCATCCCACTTGCCACAAGAAGGCTAGTGCCTGGAGCTGTAAATTTACTAAGCCGTATGATAAAAACGACCTCTATCGTCGTACTAATCGGCGTTGTGGAGGTAGTCAAGGTCGGCCAGCAGATCATTGAGCGAAATGTATTTACAAATCCTATGGCGCCATTTTGGATATACACGCTCATATTCTTTTTATATTTTGCGATCTGCTATCCAGTCTCAAAATTATCAAAAAAACTAGAAGAAAAATGGAGCTAA
- a CDS encoding MFS transporter — MKKAENLKYLMGLGHFCSDINQSALGAMLPFFIASYHYDYATAASLVTATNLASSLIQPLIGRLSDKKELPYVIPLGLLLAGGGMSLTGFVTNYYLILVCVMISGIGAALFHPSAARIVNYASNAKNRAKSISIFSFGGNAGFAVGPILVAVFVGNFGLKGTLVFIIPQIFLTLLYLKKGKFIKALEGNHKRQISQKNSALKDDLGAFLRLCVCIFSRSIVAFGFSAFFSIYLIKIFGLSKEAANINLSLFFAAGAISTLFGGALADRYGLVKLIKISLSIAAPLVVLMLFIDSYALFLAASMCVSACISLSFSPSIALAQLYLPNQIGLASGVTLGLSITIGGIFATVIGKIADIFSLTHSFYFIAAISIICATSSYFLKPISRT; from the coding sequence ATGAAAAAGGCGGAAAATTTAAAGTATCTAATGGGGCTTGGGCACTTTTGTAGCGACATAAACCAAAGTGCGCTTGGTGCGATGCTGCCCTTTTTCATCGCGAGCTACCACTACGACTACGCCACGGCTGCCTCGCTCGTGACAGCCACAAATTTAGCAAGCTCTCTCATCCAACCGCTGATCGGCCGCTTAAGCGATAAAAAAGAGCTACCATACGTCATCCCGCTTGGGCTACTACTTGCGGGCGGAGGCATGAGTCTAACTGGCTTTGTCACAAACTACTACCTCATCTTGGTTTGCGTGATGATAAGCGGTATCGGCGCCGCGCTCTTTCACCCAAGTGCCGCAAGGATCGTAAACTACGCCTCAAACGCCAAAAATAGAGCCAAAAGCATAAGCATATTTTCATTTGGCGGAAACGCAGGCTTTGCCGTTGGACCTATTTTGGTCGCTGTTTTTGTGGGAAATTTTGGCCTAAAAGGGACGCTGGTCTTTATAATTCCTCAAATTTTTCTGACACTTTTATACCTCAAAAAGGGCAAATTTATAAAAGCGCTCGAAGGCAATCATAAAAGGCAAATTTCACAAAAAAATAGCGCTTTGAAAGACGATTTAGGCGCCTTTTTAAGGCTTTGCGTCTGTATATTTTCACGCTCGATCGTCGCTTTTGGCTTTTCAGCATTTTTTAGCATCTACCTCATCAAAATTTTTGGCCTTAGCAAAGAGGCTGCAAATATAAATTTAAGCCTCTTTTTTGCTGCAGGTGCGATCTCTACGCTATTTGGTGGAGCGCTAGCCGATAGATATGGCCTAGTTAAGCTCATCAAAATAAGCCTAAGCATCGCCGCACCGCTAGTCGTGCTAATGCTCTTTATCGACAGCTACGCGCTATTTCTCGCGGCCTCCATGTGCGTGAGTGCCTGCATCAGCCTATCTTTTAGCCCCTCTATCGCCCTTGCACAGCTTTATCTGCCAAATCAAATCGGCCTAGCCTCAGGCGTAACGCTTGGCCTTAGTATAACAATCGGCGGCATATTCGCAACGGTCATTGGCAAGATCGCTGATATCTTTAGCCTAACGCACTCATTTTACTTTATCGCCGCAATCTCAATTATTTGTGCAACATCAAGCTACTTTTTAAAGCCAATTAGTAGAACTTAA